A stretch of Miscanthus floridulus cultivar M001 chromosome 13, ASM1932011v1, whole genome shotgun sequence DNA encodes these proteins:
- the LOC136500996 gene encoding WRKY transcription factor WRKY51-like, with protein MAVDLMSCGGGAGAYEQLAFQEAAAAGLRSLELLASSLSSPCAAGQRAESPPLGQIADQAVSRFRRVINLLDRTGHARFRREPAVAVAAVVEPQPPQKKALLTLDFTKPVPVPVPVPAAAPAVSGTSTSFLSSVTAGGGEGSVSKGCSLAVSSGKPPLPKRKLPCPSSTAAAAAAPQQAQQHQHQHPTESAGAGGRCHCSKKKRSRQGVSRRTVRVPAAAAPGSHVPASSDIPGDDYSWRKYGQKPIKGSPYPRGYYRCSSAKGCPARKHVERAADDPAMLVVTYEGDHRHDAAGAVRSRAA; from the coding sequence ATGGCGGTGGACCTGATGTCCTGCGGCGGCGGGGCCGGGGCGTACGAGCAGCTGGCGTTccaggaggcggccgcggcggggctCCGCAGCCTGGAGCTGCTGGCTTCCTCGCTGTCGTCCCCGTGCGCCGCGGGGCAGCGGGCGGAGTCGCCGCCGCTCGGGCAGATCGCGGACCAGGCGGTGTCCCGGTTCCGCCGGGTCATCAATCTGCTGGACCGCACGGGGCACGCACGGTTCCGCCGCGagcccgccgtcgccgtcgccgcggtGGTGGAGCCGCAGCCGCCGCAGAAGAAGGCCCTGCTGACGCTGGACTTCACCAAGCCGGTTCCGGTTCCGGTCCCGgtcccggcggcggcgccggccgtGTCCGGGACCTCGACCTCGTTCCTGTCGTCCGTGACCGCGGGCGGCGGCGAAGGGAGCGTGTCCAAGGGCTGCAGCCTCGCCGTGTCCTCCGGCAAGCCTCCCCTCCCGAAGCGCAAGCTCCCGTGCccttcctccaccgccgccgccgccgccgctccccagCAGGcgcagcagcaccagcaccagcaccccaCGGagtccgccggcgccggcgggcgTTGCCACTGCTCCAAGAAGAAGCGGAGCCGGCAGGGTGTGTCCCGGCGCACGGTGCGCGTGCCCGCGGCCGCGGCGCCGGGGTCCCACGTGCCGGCGTCGTCGGACATCCCCGGCGACGACTACTCGTGGCGCAAGTACGGGCAGAAGCCCATCAAGGGGTCCCCCTACCCGCGCGGCTACTACCGGTGCAGCAGCGCCAAGGGCTGCCCCGCGCGGAAGCACGTGGAGCGCGCCGCCGACGACCCGGCCATGCTCGTCGTCACCTACGAGGGCGACCACCGCCACGACGCCGCCGGCGCCGTCCGCTCCCGCGCGGCCTGA